One Canis lupus familiaris isolate Mischka breed German Shepherd chromosome 20, alternate assembly UU_Cfam_GSD_1.0, whole genome shotgun sequence genomic region harbors:
- the IQCF1 gene encoding IQ domain-containing protein F1 → MEKDQPENIGELPEDEPQQEEEPTDLASEPLASENKVEADDINTEETKKVEDANKEVKKIPGDQNEPSTSDPEVIKIQAWWRGTLVRRTLLHAVIRVMVIQRWWKQILTKLMERRRRAALETFTRKEWAAVKLQSWVRMWRIHRRYCRLLNAARIIQAYWRCHSCASRGFIKGHYRVTANQLHLELEILMGSGPCIVSECIPLPIKQ, encoded by the exons ATG GAGAAGGACCAGCCTGAAAATATTGGTGAACTCCCTGAAGATGAGCCTCAGCAGGAAGAGGAACCAACCGATTTAGCCTCAGAACCACTGGCCTCAGAGAATAAGGTGGAG GCTGATGATATAAATACAGAGGAGACAAAGAAAGTGGAGGATGCTAATAAGGAAGTTAAAAAA ATCCCAGGAGACCAAAATGAGCCCTCTACCAGTGATCCGGAAGTCATAAAGATCCAGGCCTGGTGGCGGGGTACCTTGGTGCGCCGGACACTGCTGCATGCAGTAATCAGAGTGATGGTCATTCAGCGCTGGTGGAAGCAAATCCTGACAAAGCTGATGGAGAGGAGGCGGCGTGCAGCATTGGAAACCTTTACACGGAAGGAGTGGGCAGCAGTCAAGCTGCAGTCCTGGGTCCGCATGTGGCGCATTCATAGGCGCTATTGCCGTTTGCTCAATGCTGCCCGCATTATCCAGGCTTACTGGAGGTGCCACTCTTGTGCTTCCCGGGGTTTCATCAAGGGACACTACAGAGTCACTGCCAACCAGCTGCATCTCGAGCTAGAGATCTTGATGGGCTCAGGGCCTTGCATTGTGTCAGAGTGTATTCCCCTCCCAATAAAGCAGTGA
- the IQCF5 gene encoding IQ domain-containing protein F5 isoform X2, which yields MGPQIKNTRKEEAAMFIQAWWRGTLVRRTLLHAALRACIIQRWWKQILMKLVEKRKRLALDFYVHQEWAVVKLQSWVRMWPIRVRYCRLLHSVRIIQIYWRWHNCRTRGFIQGDYILKESQLNLQLEISLGTQACRVQQCIPLPIKE from the exons ATGG GCCCCCAAATAAAGAACACCAGGAAAGAGGAAGCTGCCATGTTCATCCAGGCCTGGTGGCGGGGCACCCTGGTGCGCCGGACACTGTTGCATGCGGCACTCAGAGCATGTATCATTCAGCGCTGGTGGAAGCAGATCCTGATGAAGCTGGTGGAGAAGAGGAAGCGACTGGCCCTAGATTTCTATGTGCACCAAGAATGGGCAGTGGTCAAGCTGCAATCCTGGGTCCGTATGTGGCCCATACGTGTTCGTTACTGCCGTTTGCTCCACTCTGTCCGCATCATCCAAATCTATTGGCGCTGGCACAACTGCCGTACCCGTGGTTTTATTCAGGGCGATTACATCCTCAAAGAAAGTCAACTGAATCTTCAACTTGAAATCTCTTTAGGCACACAGGCTTGTAGAGTGCAACAGTGCATACCCCTTCCAATAAAGGAGTGA
- the IQCF5 gene encoding IQ domain-containing protein F5 isoform X1 translates to MCGLCQEGPQIKNTRKEEAAMFIQAWWRGTLVRRTLLHAALRACIIQRWWKQILMKLVEKRKRLALDFYVHQEWAVVKLQSWVRMWPIRVRYCRLLHSVRIIQIYWRWHNCRTRGFIQGDYILKESQLNLQLEISLGTQACRVQQCIPLPIKE, encoded by the exons ATGTGTGGATTGTGCCAAGAAG GCCCCCAAATAAAGAACACCAGGAAAGAGGAAGCTGCCATGTTCATCCAGGCCTGGTGGCGGGGCACCCTGGTGCGCCGGACACTGTTGCATGCGGCACTCAGAGCATGTATCATTCAGCGCTGGTGGAAGCAGATCCTGATGAAGCTGGTGGAGAAGAGGAAGCGACTGGCCCTAGATTTCTATGTGCACCAAGAATGGGCAGTGGTCAAGCTGCAATCCTGGGTCCGTATGTGGCCCATACGTGTTCGTTACTGCCGTTTGCTCCACTCTGTCCGCATCATCCAAATCTATTGGCGCTGGCACAACTGCCGTACCCGTGGTTTTATTCAGGGCGATTACATCCTCAAAGAAAGTCAACTGAATCTTCAACTTGAAATCTCTTTAGGCACACAGGCTTGTAGAGTGCAACAGTGCATACCCCTTCCAATAAAGGAGTGA